A stretch of DNA from Carya illinoinensis cultivar Pawnee chromosome 12, C.illinoinensisPawnee_v1, whole genome shotgun sequence:
CGTCGATCTCATCCAAAGTGTACGCTGTAAAATAAATACACGCCTTTTTTACAGCTCTCGCTATCTTATTCATCTAGAAACCGCAATGAAATTAGCTTTCACCGTTCTATTAAGCCAAAACCAAGCAAATTTTGTTAGCTTTCAAAAGGGGAAACACGCACacacaaacaacaataaagcaaatttttctttaccCTTGTTAATCATCATATGAATGTcatatttcataattattagtattttctTACCAAATAAACAATTGATTATCAATCTTATAAAGTTCTCAGCCAAAAACAAATGcccaaaagaagagagaaaaagagtaattttcaaaacaaaaacaacatcgTATTAATGAAAAAAGCAAGAACCATATGAGACGTAGCCTGCAGTGGCGGTGGCTCCGGTGAGGGCTCCGATGAGACCGTACTTGAGAAACCTCCAACCTTTGTTGCTGCTTGAAATGTTCGCATCGGAAGGACCCAGAGGAGCATCTGTAGTAGTATTAGGAGGAGGAGGAGTAACAGCAGCCGCAGATGCAGTCGACGAGGCTAATGGCTCTTTGGGAGCGCCCGAGAGGACGTCGGAGCTTAATGGGCGTCGGTGGTGCTTCGTGAGCGAGGAGGCGAGGCGGGATCGGAGTATGGGGAAGGACATCcctatgaatttttatttattaatatgggTCTGTCTGTGAGATCTCCGCGTGTTCTGGCGTTCGAAGTAGGGTTTTGGGcgcagacagagagagagagagaggaggacgGGGGGACGGGGGTGTTTGGAAATGGGAGGGGGCTTTGAGCTTGAAGGTTATGACTAGGGATTGTTTGGGAGTTGGTGTTGAGCGGTTCTAAACTGAGAGTAGAATCGAATTAAGTAACGGTTTGGTTAAACTTGTATCCAAATTTAAGGCCTTTCAGAGTTACAGTAATTCAAAGCTTTCCACGGATAAACTATTTGAGAGGCTTTGCATGACCATAGGGTGCATGATTTTAGTAAAGCTGTTTAAGTTACAATAATGCACGAGTTATACCCACAACCAGATGTTTCATTGTTTCAGCTTAGCTACAATGTGAGTTTATTGCTCTTGCGTTACAGACACATATATTGGACCATTGTCACGATATCACATTCATATTTTATGGGGCGGTTTTGGGGATTACctgtctctatctctctctggcTCTATCTCTATTACACACTGCTCATGGTTATTGGTTAGAACCTTCAAGAAAATGCAACCCCTCAATCATAAAGCCAGATAGCAATCAACCTCTAATTGATAAGATGAAGATATCTTCTTAATAAGGGACAGCTAGAAAGTTTAAAATAGTGAAGTAAATGGTAAAAAAACCTCCCATTTTGGTCAGGGGAACCTTCAATAATGATGTGACTTTCCTCAAAGGGCAATTTGCTACCTTCGGATACCATTGAAGGGATATTTTGTGCTTCTATATTGCTTGGCAACCAAGGGTAGCTTTGTATACCCATCCACATGGATGTAAATCAAGATTAGAactcctctatatatatatatatatgagaaagcTTGAAACTACAACCTAAATCTGTTTCATATTCTTTAAAGCTTAAACTCCTTTCCCACCCACATATTCCTTTTCCAAAGTCCTCCCTCTTCTGCCAGAGCAGATATCAAAATGGATCTAACTGAGTACTACAAACCACAAACCCTGACTCAGTTTATAAGCATGCAGTTTCTAAAGAAGGTGACACAGTTGGTACTCTCAGTTTCtgtgttttctttcttcttttctcactCATCCTCGCTTTCTTTCCCCCAGTCTTTCGACTTCTTATCCGCATTccctttccaactatttggccACACTGTTGATAAAAACTGCATATTCCTCATTTGCAATGGGCTCCTGGTTTTCCTTTCAAAATACTCCGGTCTAATAAGTTCTCTGCCACGGTCTAATCACGACGAGGAATCCATCACAAGTGTTGATCTTGGTCTGCAACCCGACTCGTCTACATTAGAGACCAATGAGGCAACGTTGGAGAACAAGGTTATGGTAGAAACCGTCGGTTCTGCAGAGAATGTTGCCCTGAAACAAAGGAGAGAAATAGACTATTTGATCAAAGATGTGAAAAAGGAAACTGAAAATACAGCTGTGGAGGAAGGAGAAAACAGGTTTTTTatttcagaagaagaagaagaaggtgtaGTATATGTCTCAGAAGATGAAAAGGAACAAAATGAGTCAGCAACTAGCTCATTTatcaataaagaagaagaagaaaacgaagGAAATGAGAAGTTGAGTATAGAAGAACTAAACAAGAAGTTCGACGATTTTATTAGAAGGATGAAGGAAGAAATAAGAATTGAAGCTCAACGACAACTAGTTATGGTCTAGTGATCcccttaaattattttttacttaaaaaatcatGTGTGTCTCTAATCCTGATTGTGAATTGTAAGTTCCAATACTTGTTCACCCTTCTTCTGTTAGCTGTATGTGAATGTACTCTAGGAACTCTTGTCTGTTCTTCGTAATTTTGTTATCTGTGTACTTGTTTGTTGTTGTAATATGAATAAACAGTCAGTGAATATTGTATCTGTAGTCTTATTGCAACCATATTTTGCGTTATTTGGTATATAAAGCTGCCACACGATCCATTTGCATGGGGAGGAAAATTAGATGTGTGGCCCTGCAGGTATAGGTTGATATAACATGCTGCCCAAGCCCTAAAATAAGCATGGTAAAATCCATGCAGCAAACTTTTAGGCACTGTTCTATCATAAACAAGAGTTTCATTAACAAACGCATCAAATCTTGGAAGCTACATATGGACCTTGATATGTTACCCTAAGCACATTACATCTTCGTTTTAGATACCATGGAATGTCAAGCATTGTGTAAATGATGACCGTACGAAAAATTGATTGATCATTGAAGTGGGACATAACCCATTTGGCCGGTTATTACTGCTCATTTCTCCTTGAAGTTATTAGTTTATAAGTTGTTTTGAGATAGACATGAACGCTAATGTCCCTCTATAATAAATTATGAACAAAAATGGGGTTGGAGTGTATCTGGGGGGCATTTTTTTCCTCAATAATTTTGAcagaattgaaaaagaaaacgtGTCATGATAATCGAACCAAATCACCATTTGATTCAAGTCCTGCTTACACAAGTTAACCAATTAAGATTGACTTGTGATTATACAGCTTTGCCTTGAAAGAATATGACAGGGCGTGTTCATCTACACCATATGATTCTTAACGCACGGAGGATTGAGATTGCCTGCTGGAATTAAACGATTCAATTTGGAGAAAAACAGACACGTCTTTAAATACATATGTGAGTCATCTACACCTCACAAAGACAGCATCAAAACCATTGAAGGACCATATGCTATGTTGTTTCTATCTAGATTATACCAACGTATAATCTGtctttaatttgattttgaaagGAGTTGTTAGGCTATGCCGATATAGTTGTTCATAAAACAACATAATGTTAACGAGTAAAAAGGTCaatatgaaaataattgaattttggTCTTTTCATTCCATCATCAAGACACAAACAAACTTGATGAGCACATGAGTTGGTTAACCCCTTCCTCTGTTTCAATGTGATTGAAATTCTTTTTATCACATTGAAACAGAGGTTTGATATTTTTGACATGTTGCTATCTGCCACAGTGCTTTTCACAGCTTCAGTAGGGACAAGGCAATATCAGGCCATAGTCTTATAATCAAAGCAGAAAAATACTGAGTTaagaagaaaatattgttaCAACAAAATGACAATAATTGTTTTCAATAGCTGAAAGGGATTGAAGGTTGCATTTGCTTGCATAGGTTGTACACGTGGTGCAAGATAACTTAAATCTTGTACACTAATCAAGCATGTGGTTGGAAACTCCAGAGCCTTCATTTTCACATCTCCAAGATGGATTTACATGAGAGAGCAGCTTCTCTCCAGAAGGATCTTATTCTTCTTCACATTTTGAGGTTGATCTCATTTTAAATGAACATGTTCGATTCCCACCCATAGAAGGCTATACAGCACAGGAGTGAATTTGAGTGGCTGAGAGATTCTGGCCCCTCCAAATTAGGTGGGACTTAATGGGAGAGAGACACAACGTTGTAGGAATGACCAAGTACTCTCTAGATCTTATCTTCCTCTAAAAGCAACTAATGTACTCATTCATGAAACTGCCTTCATTCTCTTGATAACTTCGAAATCTGCTACACTAACCATTTGAGGGATATAAACTCGTAAAGACCCATCTGGTTGAAATGATACTGCAATCTCTACAATTAGTTATAATGTGGGACTGTGAATGAATGATCTGATCGTGCATGAGGGTGACATTGATTTTAGTGTAGGCTTTAATTTGGATTTCAGAAAaaggaacaaaagaaaaaagatagacAGTGCATATAGACCCTACAGCATTTAATTAAATCCTTGAAAAACCCCCCTTACATGTTGAAATAATTACGCCCCTTCAAAATTGTAAACCTTACGGACTTTGATACGAAGTCAGAACATAAACATCTAAATCCTTAAAAACCAACGTGATCCAAAAATCAGTACCTCACATCTGCATGCAACTTTCATAATTGCTATCCACTTTAGGCAATGGTTGGGGTCCTATTGGAACAGGAAAAAAGGGTGGCGCTATTGGGTGATATTGTGTCGGTGGCGGTAGCGGTGGTGGAGGGATGTGGCTGCAGGTGTCATACAATGGATAGTGATCAAACCCTCCTCCATATGGTGGGTAATCATACCCAGCTCCCAACACTGGATAATTGCATGACATCCCATGATATGGAGAAGGAAAAGATCCATTTTCTCCATAATAATAGCAACCTCTTTCCCTGACCTCACCATCAAACCTAATCCATTTTACCTCTGCATGTTTACCATATCTTTCCAACACCCTCAGAAGTACATTTGGATTTACTCTCCCGGTAACTTTCACTGTCCCTTGATCGGCATCCATCGTCATGTTGTACACTCCtaacaattttataaaataaaaaactttatgcTAAAACAGAatacattttaaataaaatgaattatcaATCAAAGGTGAATTGGAAAAATACCACGCAGACTCTGCAAGACTTCCATCACCTTCCTCTTACACGTCTCACACTGTGAATTCACTTTAAGAACACAAGTCTGCAAAGACAACATTCCAAGAATATCTAACAAATCATCTCAAAGGccgaaaacagaaaagaaaaaaactattgaAGAAACGTAACAACAACCAATAACAAAAGAATTAACATCTATTTTCCATTAATCTAACCACTTCTGCAAAGGAGTAATCCATCACCAAAACCTTTTGATGGAGTTTCTTGCTACCCTATCTAGGACTCAGAAAATATTTCTGAAGGTCGACTCCTAAAGGGTGATTAGGATTTCAAAAATGGACATGCCTTAATCTTGATTCTTAAGTCGTTACAATTACGAGAAAATATTCTAAGTACATTAATACCATATATATCTTTGGTGTCAAAAAGACCAAAAAACAATACCATATATATCAGATAGTCCTAAAATATCTCCCGcaataatcaatcatattaaattatataaaaatcaatcaGGAAGTGAGCTTGTTTATATATGGAAAGCATGATGGAAGGTGATCATTAAAatctgttttttatttcttttgcaatACGAATCAGTGTAATTGCAAGAGTTATGTAGACTCAAAGGGCAAAGAATCTAAAAAAAGACACCTTTCTTTCGTGGGTGTCATATGGGAATGTGATTCCCATGGGAGCCACAtggatttttatgaaaattagaACCAAATATGTATATAATCTTAGTTTTCCAATCAGGTTTCTTGAAATGAAGTTAAGTTGCGTGAACTAAACtgccctttatttttttaagatctaTTTTCCAATGAGGTTTCTCGAATACGAACTTTTCCTTTATTCTAAAGGaaattccaaaagtttctatTGTGAATTAAGAGCatcttcaaacaattttttattttttcgatcGGTTTGTACTGATAGAACCAAGAATTACAACAAATGTCTTTCTGCACTGGCACTATCCCTAGACTCTCCCTCCCGGAATGATCTCTTTCTTCACTGGTGaggacctctctctctctctctctctctctctctctctctctctgtcaccCCCCTTGGTTGAGCATAATTCAAGCACAAAGGCTCTTAGGCATCATACATgtctttttaataaattgaatacaatctttgtttgatttattttgtcagAATACTGACATGATTTGCTGATTTTCCCtccttttcattctttattcaaattatatatataggataatCACGTTGTACTTAAATGCTATTTTTTAAGAGATGTctgcaaaggaaaaaaaaaaaaaaggaaaaatgcgTCTCTGAATCtggaaaagaatatatatatatatatagcaacaaATTAATAAGATTTCTTCAATAAACCGAGAAAGGTACAAGGTTGATGTTTAGTGTTGCTATTAAACTATAGTTTGGAACCTGAAAATTCATCCATCACAAAATCCAGATGCTAAGTTTTATTGTCATaagaaaaagtttcaatataTTCTGCACTGATAATGGTATATTGTCCTAAAAGTTGATAGAAAGTTGAAACCATTTATATGCAACGGATCAAAATACTGAAACTTTATTGCTTGTGATGTTTTTCTAATGAAGATTTGATAGTATGCAATATAGAGTCATAGACAACTTGGACAACatgaattaataattattttgattgaaCCCTGATGCAACTTCGCGTGCATGCAGGTCCTTATCTTTTGCTGAACCATCTCAATGGCCGGCAATGATGCAAAAGTGAAAGGGTCCATGCTATCAGGATTAGTAATTCCTACGTCTCAAATAAACATGACAGATGCTCGCAAGAGATCAAGACGACTATATCAGCgtagcaaaagtgccaaaactGGACGTGGTGATTCAAGTACTACTAGTTCTGCTAAATCACCCATTTTAGAGAAACTAGACCCTAC
This window harbors:
- the LOC122290208 gene encoding heavy metal-associated isoprenylated plant protein 42 isoform X2; protein product: MTCVLKVNSQCETCKRKVMEVLQSLRGVYNMTMDADQGTVKVTGRVNPNVLLRVLERYGKHAEVKWIRFDGEVRERGCYYYGENGSFPSPYHGMSCNYPVLGAGYDYPPYGGGFDHYPLYDTCSHIPPPPLPPPTQYHPIAPPFFPVPIGPQPLPKVDSNYESCMQM
- the LOC122290208 gene encoding heavy metal-associated isoprenylated plant protein 42 isoform X1, coding for MDYSFAEVTCVLKVNSQCETCKRKVMEVLQSLRGVYNMTMDADQGTVKVTGRVNPNVLLRVLERYGKHAEVKWIRFDGEVRERGCYYYGENGSFPSPYHGMSCNYPVLGAGYDYPPYGGGFDHYPLYDTCSHIPPPPLPPPTQYHPIAPPFFPVPIGPQPLPKVDSNYESCMQM
- the LOC122288994 gene encoding uncharacterized protein LOC122288994; the encoded protein is MDLTEYYKPQTLTQFISMQFLKKVTQLVLSVSVFSFFFSHSSSLSFPQSFDFLSAFPFQLFGHTVDKNCIFLICNGLLVFLSKYSGLISSLPRSNHDEESITSVDLGLQPDSSTLETNEATLENKVMVETVGSAENVALKQRREIDYLIKDVKKETENTAVEEGENRFFISEEEEEGVVYVSEDEKEQNESATSSFINKEEEENEGNEKLSIEELNKKFDDFIRRMKEEIRIEAQRQLVMV